Proteins from one Bacteroides zhangwenhongii genomic window:
- a CDS encoding cytochrome ubiquinol oxidase subunit I — MIESIDTSLIDWSRAQFAMTAMYHWIFVPLTLGLAVVMGIMETLYYKTGNEFWKKTAQFWMKLFGINFAIGVATGLILEFEFGTNWSNYSWFVGDIFGAPLAIEGILAFFMEATFIAVMFFGWGKVSKRFHLASTWLTGLGATISAWWILVANAWMQHPVGMEFNPDTVRNEMVDFWAVATSPVAVNKFFHTVLSGWVLGGVFVVGISCWYLLKKRNREFALASIKIGAIFGLVASLLAAWTGDGSGYQIAQTQPMKLAAVEGLYEGGTNVGLVGIGVLNPEKETYDDGKEPFLFRFEIPSLLSFLAERDADGYVPGITNIIEGGYQMKDGTTALSAAEKIERGKTAIGALAAYRAAKSAGHEEDAQVAYKVLQENIPYFGYGYIKDVNQLVPNVPLNFYAFRVMVILGGYFILFFIVVLFFVYKKDLSKMRWMHWVALLTIPLGYIAGQAGWVVAECGRQPWAIRDMLPTTAAISKLDVGSVQTTFFIFLFLFTVMLIAGTGIMVKAIKKGPDTGDNMNTNH; from the coding sequence ATGATTGAAAGTATTGACACCTCGCTGATCGATTGGTCGAGAGCCCAATTTGCGATGACAGCTATGTATCATTGGATTTTTGTTCCGCTTACACTTGGACTGGCAGTGGTGATGGGAATCATGGAGACGCTGTATTATAAAACAGGAAATGAATTCTGGAAAAAGACTGCTCAGTTCTGGATGAAGCTTTTCGGTATCAACTTCGCTATTGGTGTAGCGACCGGTTTGATTCTGGAATTTGAATTCGGTACAAACTGGAGTAATTATTCGTGGTTTGTTGGTGACATTTTCGGAGCACCGTTGGCGATTGAAGGGATTTTGGCATTCTTCATGGAAGCCACATTTATAGCTGTGATGTTTTTCGGTTGGGGAAAAGTGAGCAAACGCTTCCATCTGGCTTCTACCTGGTTGACGGGATTGGGAGCAACTATTTCCGCTTGGTGGATTCTGGTGGCCAATGCATGGATGCAACATCCGGTAGGAATGGAGTTCAATCCCGATACGGTGCGTAACGAGATGGTAGATTTCTGGGCTGTGGCTACATCACCTGTGGCTGTCAACAAGTTCTTCCATACCGTATTGTCCGGTTGGGTGTTGGGCGGTGTGTTCGTGGTCGGCATTAGTTGCTGGTATTTGTTGAAGAAACGTAATCGTGAGTTTGCACTTGCGAGCATAAAAATCGGTGCTATCTTCGGACTAGTGGCATCGTTACTCGCCGCTTGGACAGGAGACGGTTCCGGTTATCAGATTGCACAGACACAGCCGATGAAGCTGGCTGCCGTGGAAGGCCTGTATGAGGGTGGAACGAATGTAGGACTGGTAGGAATAGGAGTGCTTAACCCTGAAAAGGAAACTTATGATGATGGGAAAGAACCTTTCCTCTTCCGTTTTGAGATACCGAGTCTGCTTTCTTTTCTGGCGGAACGTGATGCGGATGGTTACGTTCCGGGAATCACAAACATTATTGAAGGCGGTTATCAAATGAAGGACGGTACGACGGCTCTCTCGGCAGCCGAGAAGATAGAACGCGGGAAAACGGCTATTGGGGCATTGGCAGCCTATCGTGCGGCAAAGAGTGCAGGTCATGAAGAGGACGCGCAAGTGGCATATAAAGTGTTGCAGGAGAATATCCCCTATTTTGGATATGGGTATATTAAAGATGTGAATCAGTTGGTTCCGAATGTTCCTTTGAATTTTTATGCGTTCCGTGTCATGGTAATTCTCGGAGGATATTTTATTTTGTTCTTTATTGTAGTATTGTTCTTTGTCTATAAGAAAGATTTGAGTAAGATGCGCTGGATGCATTGGGTCGCTTTGCTTACTATTCCTTTGGGATACATTGCCGGACAAGCGGGATGGGTGGTTGCCGAGTGTGGCCGTCAGCCTTGGGCGATTCGTGATATGCTGCCTACGACGGCTGCTATTTCCAAACTTGATGTGGGTTCCGTACAGACTACTTTCTTTATTTTCCTGTTCCTGTTTACTGTAATGTTGATTGCCGGTACCGGAATTATGGTGAAGGCTATCAAGAAAGGACCGGATACGGGAGATAATATGAATACTAATCATTAA
- the cydB gene encoding cytochrome d ubiquinol oxidase subunit II, protein MYIFLQQYWWLVVSLLGAILVFLLFVQGGNSLLFCLGKTEEHRKMMVNSTGRKWEFTFTTLVTFGGAFFASFPLFYSTSFGGAYWLWMIILFSFVLQAVSYEFQSKAGNLLGKKTYQTFLVINGVVGPLLLGGAVATFFTGSDFYINKANMTDTVMPVISHWGNGWHGLDALTNIWNVILGLAVFFLARVLGALYFINNIADKELTDKCRRAVQNNTILFLVFFLTFVIRTLVSDGFAVNPDTQEVYMQPFKYFMNFIEMPVVLILFLIGVVLVLFGIGKTLLRKTFDKGIWFTGIGTVLTVLSLLLVAGYNNTAYYPSYTDLQSSLTLANSCSSEFTLKTMAYVSILVPFVIAYIFYAWRSIDRHKITEKEMDEGGHSY, encoded by the coding sequence ATGTATATATTTCTACAACAATATTGGTGGCTTGTCGTTTCCTTGCTGGGAGCTATCCTCGTGTTTTTATTGTTTGTGCAAGGAGGTAATTCTTTGTTGTTCTGTCTCGGTAAGACGGAAGAACACCGGAAAATGATGGTGAATTCTACCGGTCGTAAGTGGGAGTTTACATTTACTACACTGGTCACGTTCGGAGGGGCTTTCTTTGCTTCTTTTCCATTGTTTTATAGTACAAGTTTCGGTGGAGCTTATTGGCTTTGGATGATTATTCTTTTCAGCTTTGTATTGCAGGCTGTCAGTTATGAATTTCAGAGCAAGGCGGGAAATCTGTTGGGCAAAAAGACATATCAGACTTTTCTGGTGATTAATGGAGTAGTAGGGCCGTTGTTGCTTGGCGGAGCTGTGGCGACTTTCTTCACAGGTTCCGATTTCTATATCAATAAAGCTAATATGACGGATACTGTTATGCCGGTAATCAGTCATTGGGGGAATGGCTGGCATGGATTGGATGCACTGACAAATATCTGGAATGTTATTCTTGGATTAGCAGTATTCTTCCTTGCCCGTGTGCTGGGTGCGCTTTACTTCATTAATAATATTGCGGACAAGGAACTGACGGATAAATGTCGTCGTGCGGTGCAGAATAATACGATTCTGTTTCTTGTATTCTTCTTGACATTTGTGATTCGTACATTGGTTTCTGATGGCTTTGCCGTGAATCCGGATACACAGGAGGTTTATATGCAACCTTTTAAATATTTCATGAACTTTATCGAAATGCCCGTAGTTTTGATCTTATTCCTGATAGGAGTGGTGTTGGTACTCTTCGGTATTGGCAAGACGTTGCTTAGAAAGACTTTTGATAAGGGTATCTGGTTTACAGGAATTGGGACGGTATTGACTGTTTTGTCCTTGCTGTTGGTGGCAGGATATAATAATACTGCTTATTATCCGTCTTATACGGACCTGCAAAGCTCATTGACTTTGGCTAACAGTTGTTCTAGTGAGTTTACTTTAAAGACGATGGCCTATGTTTCTATACTTGTCCCGTTTGTGATAGCTTATATATTCTATGCTTGGCGTAGTATCGACCGTCATAAGATAACGGAAAAAGAGATGGACGAGGGAGGACACTCTTATTAA
- a CDS encoding D-2-hydroxyacid dehydrogenase — MKIIILDGFAANPGDLSWEGIKALGECVIYDRTAPEEVLERAAGAEVLLTNKVIINAEHMAALPELKYIGVLATGYNVVDTVAAKERGIVVTNIPSYSTASVAQMVFAHILNISQQVQHHSEEVHKGRWTNSKDFCFWDTPLIELRDKKIGLVGLGNTGYTTARVAIGFGMQVYALTSKSHFQLPPEIKKMDLDQLFSECDIISLHCPLTPETHEMVNARRLAMMKPTAILINTGRGPLINEQDLADALNSGKIFAAGVDVLSTEPPHADNPLLTAKNCYITPHIAWATLEARERLMNIAISNLQAYIAGTPENVVK; from the coding sequence ATGAAAATTATTATTTTAGATGGTTTTGCAGCCAATCCCGGCGACTTGTCTTGGGAAGGGATAAAAGCCTTAGGAGAATGCGTGATTTACGACCGTACTGCTCCCGAAGAAGTATTAGAACGTGCAGCCGGAGCTGAAGTACTCCTGACTAATAAAGTAATCATTAATGCAGAGCACATGGCTGCACTGCCCGAATTGAAATATATCGGTGTATTAGCTACCGGATACAATGTAGTTGATACAGTTGCAGCTAAAGAACGGGGTATTGTTGTCACTAACATACCTTCATACAGTACAGCTTCCGTTGCCCAAATGGTATTTGCGCACATATTGAATATCAGCCAGCAAGTGCAACACCATTCGGAAGAAGTGCATAAAGGCCGTTGGACGAACAGCAAAGATTTCTGTTTCTGGGACACGCCGCTGATAGAATTGAGAGATAAGAAAATAGGTCTGGTCGGATTGGGAAATACCGGATATACAACAGCACGTGTTGCCATAGGTTTTGGTATGCAAGTGTATGCGTTGACTTCAAAGTCTCATTTCCAGTTACCACCTGAAATCAAGAAGATGGATTTAGACCAACTTTTCAGCGAATGTGATATTATCAGTTTACATTGCCCGCTTACTCCGGAGACACATGAGATGGTTAATGCCCGTCGTCTTGCCATGATGAAGCCAACAGCTATCTTAATCAATACCGGGCGCGGACCGCTAATCAATGAACAAGATTTGGCAGATGCTCTGAACAGTGGTAAGATTTTTGCAGCAGGAGTAGACGTACTCTCAACCGAACCTCCCCATGCTGATAACCCGTTGCTGACAGCCAAGAACTGTTACATCACTCCACATATTGCATGGGCAACCCTAGAAGCCCGCGAAAGATTGATGAACATTGCAATCAGCAATCTACAAGCATACATCGCCGGAACACCGGAAAATGTAGTCAAATAG
- a CDS encoding replication-associated recombination protein A, whose protein sequence is MQPLAERLRPKTLDEYIGQKHLVGPGAILRKMIDAGRISSFILWGPPGVGKTTLAQIIANKLETPFYTLSAVTSGVKDVREVIDRAKSNRFFSQSSPILFIDEIHRFSKSQQDSLLGAVENGTVTLIGATTENPSFEVIRPLLSRCQLYVLKSLEKEDLLELLQRAITTDTVLKERKIELKETTAMLRFSGGDARKLLNILELVVESEAEDTVVITDEMVTERLQQNPLAYDKDGEMHYDIISAFIKSIRGSDPDGAIYWLARMVEGGEDPAFIARRLVISASEDIGLANPNALLLANACFDTLMKIGWPEGRIPLAETTIYLATSPKSNSAYNAINDALELVRSTGNLPVPLHLRNAPTKLMKQLGYGQEYKYAHNYEGNFVKQQFLPDELKDKRIWKPQNNPAEQKHAERMIQLWGDKFKKDV, encoded by the coding sequence ATGCAACCTTTAGCAGAGCGATTACGCCCCAAAACATTAGACGAATATATCGGTCAGAAACATTTAGTAGGACCGGGTGCTATCTTGCGAAAGATGATTGACGCAGGACGCATCTCCTCCTTTATCCTCTGGGGACCTCCCGGAGTAGGCAAAACTACATTGGCACAAATCATTGCCAATAAGCTGGAAACCCCGTTTTATACTTTAAGCGCAGTGACTTCGGGGGTAAAGGATGTGCGTGAAGTGATAGACCGTGCCAAAAGCAACCGATTCTTCTCCCAGTCCAGCCCTATACTATTCATCGATGAAATCCATCGATTCAGTAAATCACAACAGGATTCTTTGTTGGGAGCTGTAGAGAACGGAACCGTCACACTGATCGGAGCAACAACGGAAAATCCGTCGTTCGAGGTTATCCGTCCGCTTCTGTCCCGCTGCCAGCTCTATGTACTCAAATCGCTGGAGAAGGAAGATTTGCTGGAACTCCTGCAACGTGCCATCACTACGGATACTGTACTGAAAGAACGTAAAATCGAACTAAAAGAAACAACTGCCATGCTGCGTTTCTCCGGTGGAGACGCACGCAAACTCCTTAATATATTAGAGCTGGTCGTTGAATCCGAAGCTGAAGACACCGTTGTGATCACTGATGAAATGGTGACCGAACGATTACAACAAAACCCGTTGGCATACGATAAAGACGGGGAAATGCATTATGATATTATCTCAGCCTTCATCAAGTCTATTCGCGGCAGTGATCCGGACGGAGCAATCTATTGGCTTGCCCGTATGGTGGAAGGCGGTGAAGATCCGGCTTTCATTGCCCGCCGACTGGTTATTTCGGCCTCTGAAGATATCGGCTTGGCAAATCCCAATGCCTTGCTTCTTGCTAATGCCTGTTTCGATACATTGATGAAAATCGGATGGCCCGAAGGAAGAATTCCTTTAGCTGAAACAACCATATATCTGGCAACCAGCCCTAAGAGCAATTCAGCGTATAATGCCATTAATGATGCACTGGAGTTGGTTCGCTCGACAGGTAATCTACCTGTCCCATTACACTTGCGCAATGCACCTACGAAGCTGATGAAGCAATTAGGCTATGGACAAGAGTACAAGTATGCTCACAATTATGAAGGGAATTTTGTGAAACAACAGTTCCTTCCGGACGAATTGAAAGACAAACGTATCTGGAAACCGCAGAATAATCCGGCAGAACAGAAACATGCCGAACGGATGATACAACTGTGGGGAGACAAGTTCAAAAAAGACGTATAA
- a CDS encoding DUF5686 and carboxypeptidase-like regulatory domain-containing protein, translating to MKQRYSKILILILLILAASNAFAQQIKGVVTDSVTHEPLMYISVYYQEKKDMGTITNIDGEYSLEARRNGGTLVFSAVGYISKTVKVSYGNQTVNVQLAPDNVILNEVVVKPKKEKYSRKNNPAVEFMKKVIEHKKAQALEVNEYYQYDKYEKMKMSINDLTPEKLEKGIYKKYSFLRDQVEVSETTNKLILPISVQETASQTIFRKNPESKKTIIKGKNSNGIEEFFSTGDMLGTVLKDVFADINIYDDEIRLLQQRFVSPIGSNAISFYKYYLMDTLMVDKRECVHLTFVPQNSQDFGFTGHLYVLKDSTYAVQKCTMNLPKKTGVNFVNRMDIVQQYEQLPNGNWVLADDDMTVDLSWSSNKTVGGLQVERTTKYSNYKFDPIEQRLFRLKGSVIKEADMLSKSDEYWASVRQVPLTKTESTMDVFVNRLEQIPGFKYIIFGAKAVIENFVETGSKKHPSKVDIGPINTMISSNYIDGTRFRLSGMTTAHLNKHWFLNGYGAYGLKDKRWKYSGTLTYSFNKRDYVVWEFPKHYISATYSYDVMSPMDKFLFTDKDNIFLSLKTTTVDQMSYMRDATINYELETLTGFGIKAMLRHRNDEPAGKLEYLRNDAAQTRVHDVTTAEASLTLRYAPGESFVNSKQRRIPVSLDAPIFTLTHAMGFKGVLGGEYSFNRTEASVWKRFWLPSSWGKIDCSIKAGAEWNTVPFPLLILPEANLSYITQRETFNLINNMEFLNDRFASVSLSYDMNGKLFNRIPLIKNLKWREMFRVRALWGTLTDKNNPFKSSNPDLFRFPMRDGKFTSFVMDPKIPYVEASVGIYNIFKLLHIEYVHRFTYRDNPGINKNGVRFMVLMAF from the coding sequence ATGAAACAACGATATAGCAAAATACTTATACTGATCTTACTCATATTGGCGGCCTCAAACGCTTTTGCGCAGCAGATAAAGGGAGTAGTTACAGATTCGGTGACTCATGAGCCATTGATGTATATATCTGTTTACTACCAAGAAAAAAAGGATATGGGTACGATCACCAATATTGACGGAGAATACAGTCTCGAAGCCCGTAGAAACGGGGGGACACTTGTATTTTCCGCAGTGGGCTATATCAGTAAGACAGTAAAAGTGAGCTATGGCAATCAGACGGTCAATGTTCAGTTGGCTCCGGATAACGTGATTCTGAATGAAGTCGTTGTAAAGCCTAAGAAAGAGAAATATTCGCGCAAGAACAATCCGGCAGTGGAGTTCATGAAGAAAGTAATCGAACATAAGAAGGCGCAAGCCCTCGAAGTGAACGAATATTATCAGTACGATAAGTACGAAAAGATGAAAATGTCTATCAATGACCTTACTCCGGAAAAACTAGAGAAGGGTATCTACAAAAAATATTCTTTCCTTAGAGATCAGGTAGAAGTGTCGGAAACTACCAATAAATTGATTCTCCCGATCTCTGTACAAGAAACGGCTTCACAAACCATCTTCCGCAAAAATCCCGAAAGTAAGAAAACGATTATCAAAGGAAAAAACTCCAATGGTATCGAAGAATTCTTCTCTACAGGAGATATGCTCGGCACTGTATTGAAGGACGTCTTTGCAGATATCAACATCTATGATGACGAGATCCGTCTGCTTCAGCAGCGTTTCGTCAGTCCTATAGGTAGCAATGCGATTTCTTTTTATAAGTATTATCTGATGGATACGTTGATGGTGGACAAGCGCGAATGCGTACATCTGACATTTGTTCCACAGAATTCGCAGGATTTCGGATTTACGGGACATCTCTATGTATTGAAAGATTCTACCTATGCTGTCCAGAAATGTACAATGAACCTGCCTAAAAAGACCGGAGTCAATTTTGTGAACCGTATGGATATCGTCCAACAGTATGAACAACTACCAAATGGTAATTGGGTATTGGCAGATGACGATATGACCGTAGATCTCTCGTGGAGTTCAAACAAAACGGTGGGGGGATTGCAGGTAGAGCGGACTACAAAATATAGCAATTATAAGTTCGACCCTATAGAGCAACGGCTTTTCCGTTTGAAAGGCAGTGTGATAAAAGAAGCCGATATGCTCTCGAAAAGCGATGAATACTGGGCTAGTGTTCGCCAAGTACCACTGACGAAAACAGAAAGCACAATGGATGTATTCGTCAACAGACTCGAACAGATTCCGGGATTTAAGTATATCATCTTCGGTGCGAAAGCTGTGATCGAAAACTTTGTAGAAACAGGGAGCAAGAAACATCCGAGTAAAGTGGACATAGGTCCTATCAATACGATGATTTCGAGCAACTATATTGATGGAACCCGTTTTCGGTTAAGTGGCATGACAACAGCTCATCTCAACAAACACTGGTTCTTGAACGGCTATGGAGCCTACGGTCTGAAAGATAAACGATGGAAATACAGCGGAACACTGACATATTCATTCAACAAACGCGATTATGTGGTTTGGGAGTTCCCGAAGCATTATATCTCGGCAACTTACAGTTATGATGTAATGTCTCCGATGGATAAATTCCTGTTTACAGATAAAGATAACATTTTCCTTTCATTAAAAACAACGACAGTAGACCAAATGTCGTATATGCGCGATGCTACCATCAACTATGAACTTGAAACACTTACAGGATTCGGTATAAAAGCAATGCTCCGCCACCGTAACGACGAGCCTGCCGGAAAATTGGAGTATTTGCGTAACGATGCCGCACAAACCCGTGTGCATGACGTCACTACTGCCGAAGCAAGCCTGACACTACGCTATGCTCCGGGCGAATCATTTGTCAACTCCAAACAGCGTCGTATCCCCGTGTCATTGGACGCTCCTATCTTCACACTCACTCATGCCATGGGATTCAAAGGAGTGTTGGGCGGCGAATATAGTTTCAACCGTACGGAAGCGAGTGTATGGAAACGTTTCTGGCTTCCATCTTCGTGGGGAAAGATAGATTGCAGTATAAAGGCAGGGGCCGAGTGGAACACCGTTCCTTTCCCGTTACTGATTCTGCCGGAAGCCAACTTATCATACATCACCCAACGCGAGACGTTCAACCTTATTAATAATATGGAGTTCTTGAACGACCGTTTCGCTTCAGTTTCATTGTCTTACGATATGAATGGCAAACTATTCAATCGTATTCCCCTTATCAAGAATCTGAAATGGAGGGAAATGTTCCGGGTCCGTGCCTTATGGGGTACTCTGACAGACAAAAACAATCCGTTCAAAAGCAGCAACCCCGATTTGTTCCGCTTCCCGATGCGTGATGGAAAATTTACTAGTTTTGTCATGGATCCGAAGATTCCGTATGTTGAAGCAAGTGTGGGTATCTATAATATATTCAAGTTGCTGCACATTGAATATGTACATCGTTTCACCTACCGTGATAATCCGGGTATCAATAAAAACGGTGTCCGCTTCATGGTATTAATGGCATTCTAA
- the wecB gene encoding non-hydrolyzing UDP-N-acetylglucosamine 2-epimerase, whose product MKITIVAGARPNFMKIAPITRAIEAARALGKSISYRLVYTGKKEDTSLDASLFSDLDMKAPDVYLGVESSNPTSLTAGIMIAFEQELTENPAHVVLVVDDLTATMSCAIVAKKQGIKVAHLVAGTRSFDMKMPKEVNRMITDGLSDYLFTAGMVANRNLNQTGTENENVYYVGNILIDTIRYNRNRLLKPIWFSVLGLQEGNYLLLTLNRRVLLNNKENLRQLLQTLIEKSAGMPIVAPMHTYVRNAIKELGIEAPNLHIMPPQNYLFFGYLINKAKGIITDSGNVAEEATFLGIPCITLNTYAEHPETWRMGTNELVGEDPVLLAKAMDTLMKGEWKRGELPERWDGRTAERIVQILTSK is encoded by the coding sequence ATGAAAATAACAATTGTTGCCGGGGCACGCCCCAATTTCATGAAGATAGCCCCCATTACACGCGCTATTGAAGCCGCACGGGCGCTGGGTAAAAGTATCTCGTACCGATTGGTATATACAGGCAAGAAAGAGGATACAAGTCTGGATGCTTCTCTCTTTTCGGACCTCGACATGAAAGCTCCCGATGTTTATCTGGGAGTGGAAAGTAGCAATCCTACGAGCTTGACAGCCGGAATCATGATAGCTTTTGAACAGGAACTAACCGAAAATCCTGCTCATGTAGTCCTTGTAGTGGATGATCTGACAGCAACGATGAGTTGTGCCATCGTCGCTAAAAAACAAGGAATCAAAGTGGCGCATCTGGTGGCGGGAACCCGTTCCTTCGACATGAAAATGCCGAAAGAAGTAAACCGTATGATCACAGACGGGCTATCCGACTATCTGTTCACTGCCGGTATGGTTGCCAACCGTAATCTGAACCAGACGGGAACAGAAAACGAAAACGTATATTATGTAGGTAATATCCTCATAGATACTATCCGATATAATAGAAACCGGTTACTCAAGCCGATATGGTTTTCCGTATTGGGACTGCAAGAAGGTAATTATCTCCTACTTACCCTGAATCGGCGTGTACTGCTCAATAATAAGGAGAATCTCCGACAACTTTTGCAAACATTAATCGAAAAGTCTGCCGGTATGCCTATCGTAGCTCCAATGCACACGTATGTACGCAATGCCATTAAAGAATTAGGAATCGAAGCACCGAACCTGCATATCATGCCTCCTCAGAATTATCTGTTTTTCGGTTATCTGATAAACAAGGCAAAAGGAATCATAACGGATTCAGGCAATGTAGCCGAAGAAGCGACATTCTTAGGCATTCCATGTATTACACTCAATACATACGCCGAACATCCGGAAACATGGCGGATGGGAACAAACGAACTTGTCGGTGAAGATCCTGTTCTTCTCGCCAAAGCAATGGACACATTAATGAAAGGCGAATGGAAAAGAGGCGAGCTTCCCGAACGTTGGGATGGGCGCACAGCGGAGCGTATCGTACAGATCCTTACGAGTAAATAA